The Mucilaginibacter yixingensis genome window below encodes:
- a CDS encoding glutamate synthase subunit beta produces the protein MGKVTGFQEFDRELPSKVSVAERVTNYNEFVGLYSEEKLNEQSARCMDCGIPFCHNGCPLGNVIPEFNDAVYRKSWEEAYQILSSTNNFPEFTGRICPAPCESSCVLGINKPPVAIEEIEKHIIEIAWSKDMVKPTAPLVKSGKKVAVVGSGPAGLAAAAQLNKAGHSVTVYERDDNPGGLLRYGIPDFKLEKWVIDRRVNLMKEDGIEFVCGTEVGKDISAEELVRGNDAVVLAGGSTIPRNLNIPGRDLKGIYFAMDFLKQQNKRVAGIEFDAEAISATGKDVIVIGGGDTGSDCVGTSNRQKANSVKQFELLVQPPMARTTHMPWPTYPMLLKVTSSHEEGCERFWAINTEEFLGDENGNLRALRVHDVTWDVDFMGRPIKPTKVEGSEREIPCQAVFLAMGFVHPQFEGALENLGVEVDERKNVKAKEGVYRTNVSKVFAAGDMRRGQSLVVWAISEGRECARKVDEFLMGHTHLESKDNVSAYAY, from the coding sequence ATGGGAAAAGTAACAGGATTTCAGGAATTTGACCGCGAGTTGCCGTCAAAAGTATCCGTTGCCGAGCGAGTAACTAACTATAATGAGTTTGTTGGGTTGTACAGCGAGGAAAAGCTGAACGAGCAATCTGCACGTTGTATGGACTGCGGTATTCCGTTCTGCCACAACGGCTGTCCGCTGGGTAACGTTATCCCTGAGTTTAACGATGCGGTTTACCGCAAAAGCTGGGAAGAAGCTTACCAGATATTGTCATCAACTAATAACTTCCCTGAGTTTACCGGCCGCATCTGTCCGGCACCGTGCGAGTCATCGTGCGTGTTGGGTATCAACAAGCCACCGGTAGCTATCGAGGAGATTGAGAAGCACATCATTGAGATCGCATGGTCTAAAGATATGGTTAAGCCAACCGCTCCGCTGGTAAAAAGCGGTAAAAAGGTAGCCGTTGTAGGTTCGGGTCCTGCCGGGTTGGCAGCTGCTGCCCAGCTGAATAAAGCCGGGCACAGCGTAACCGTTTACGAACGCGATGATAATCCAGGCGGCTTGTTGCGTTACGGTATCCCTGATTTTAAATTAGAGAAATGGGTGATCGATCGTCGTGTTAACCTGATGAAAGAAGACGGTATCGAGTTTGTTTGCGGTACCGAAGTTGGTAAAGACATCAGCGCCGAAGAACTGGTTCGTGGTAACGATGCCGTTGTATTGGCTGGTGGTTCTACCATCCCACGTAACCTGAACATTCCGGGTCGTGATCTGAAAGGTATCTACTTCGCAATGGATTTCCTGAAACAACAAAACAAACGCGTTGCAGGTATTGAATTTGATGCTGAAGCAATTTCAGCCACCGGTAAAGACGTTATCGTAATTGGTGGTGGTGATACCGGTTCTGACTGTGTGGGTACTTCAAACCGTCAGAAAGCTAACTCTGTTAAACAATTTGAACTGTTGGTGCAGCCGCCAATGGCGCGTACCACTCATATGCCTTGGCCAACATACCCAATGCTGCTTAAAGTAACCAGCTCTCACGAAGAAGGTTGCGAGCGCTTCTGGGCTATCAACACCGAAGAGTTCTTAGGTGATGAGAATGGTAACCTGCGTGCCCTGCGTGTGCATGATGTAACCTGGGATGTTGACTTTATGGGTCGCCCTATCAAACCTACAAAGGTTGAAGGTTCTGAGCGCGAAATTCCTTGCCAGGCAGTGTTCTTAGCAATGGGTTTCGTACATCCACAGTTTGAAGGCGCCCTGGAAAACCTGGGTGTTGAAGTGGATGAGCGCAAAAACGTAAAAGCTAAAGAAGGTGTTTACCGCACCAACGTAAGCAAAGTGTTTGCAGCCGGCGATATGCGCCGCGGTCAGTCGCTGGTAGTTTGGGCCATCTCTGAAGGCCGCGAATGTGCCCGCAAGGTTGACGAGTTCCTGATGGGCCACACCCACCTGGAAAGCAAAGACAACGTGAGCGCTTACGCTTATTGA
- a CDS encoding YdeI/OmpD-associated family protein, with product MNALAKKLQMKPGKNWLLYNAPANYLELLEPLPEGLNITFNADGSFDGVQLFVVNSSDLVRDMQLISKVLKADTILWVIYPKKTAGIASDLEMMRNWAEMDQYNLRGVAAAAVSETWTALRFRPNDTGTFSDTCNDAIPSNEYGEYIDIANKQVKLPPDVEAALQHEPEAMNWYASLSYSNRKEYVLWILTAKQEKTRLDRLEKMVEKLKAGKKNPSEK from the coding sequence ATGAACGCGCTCGCCAAAAAACTGCAAATGAAGCCCGGCAAGAACTGGCTGCTTTATAACGCTCCGGCTAATTACCTGGAATTGCTGGAGCCGCTGCCCGAAGGACTAAACATCACCTTCAATGCCGACGGTAGTTTTGATGGCGTGCAATTATTTGTAGTGAACAGCAGTGACCTGGTGCGGGATATGCAGTTGATCAGTAAAGTACTGAAAGCCGATACTATCTTGTGGGTGATCTACCCCAAGAAAACCGCTGGCATTGCCAGCGACCTGGAAATGATGCGCAACTGGGCCGAAATGGACCAGTACAACCTGCGCGGTGTAGCCGCTGCTGCCGTGAGCGAGACCTGGACCGCCCTCCGCTTCCGCCCTAATGACACCGGCACCTTTTCTGATACCTGTAACGACGCCATCCCCAGCAACGAGTATGGCGAATACATAGACATAGCCAACAAACAGGTAAAACTCCCACCTGACGTAGAAGCTGCCCTACAGCATGAGCCTGAAGCGATGAACTGGTACGCATCGCTCTCCTACTCAAACCGTAAAGAGTATGTGCTTTGGATTTTAACAGCCAAGCAAGAGAAAACACGATTAGATAGATTGGAGAAAATGGTAGAAAAGTTGAAAGCGGGGAAGAAGAATCCGTCGGAGAAGTAA
- a CDS encoding RNA methyltransferase → MRKLKLDELNRVSVDEFKQADKLPVAVVLDNVRSMHNVGSIFRTSDGFAVQQLCLCGITGQPPHREIEKTALGATQSIDWHYYPTTVEAVEALRADGYQIIAIEQAEHSTMLHTYQPDPNQKYALVFGNEVNGVADEVMQLADTCIEIPQFGTKHSFNIVVSAGIVLWDFCVKLDLQNS, encoded by the coding sequence ATGCGCAAACTGAAGTTAGACGAGCTTAACCGCGTTTCTGTAGACGAATTTAAACAAGCCGATAAACTCCCCGTTGCCGTAGTGCTGGACAATGTACGCAGCATGCACAACGTGGGCTCCATATTTAGAACATCTGATGGTTTTGCCGTGCAGCAGCTTTGTCTGTGCGGCATAACCGGTCAGCCGCCCCACCGGGAGATTGAGAAAACCGCCCTGGGTGCTACCCAGTCGATCGACTGGCACTACTACCCCACCACCGTTGAGGCCGTGGAAGCCCTGCGTGCCGATGGTTACCAGATTATTGCCATTGAACAGGCCGAGCACAGCACCATGCTCCACACCTATCAGCCCGACCCAAATCAGAAATATGCACTGGTATTTGGCAACGAGGTAAATGGCGTGGCCGATGAGGTGATGCAACTGGCCGATACTTGTATTGAGATCCCTCAGTTTGGCACCAAGCATTCGTTCAACATCGTGGTATCTGCAGGAATTGTACTGTGGGATTTTTGCGTTAAATTAGATTTGCAAAACTCCTGA
- a CDS encoding galactokinase, protein MKEDLEKAFVKAYNKPADHFFFSPGRVNLIGEHIDYNGGLVFPCAITFGTYMLTAFNNEGVFRFKSVNFDEELSIPVQDSYDKLGKSWYNYPLGVINHFAKDGHQLQGLDLLYFGDIPIGSGLSSSASIEIVTAYALNQLFDAGYSKLDLVKLTKSVENNFIGLACGIMDMFAVAFGEQDKALMLNCETLDYKAVDANLGDHLLAIINTNKPRKLAESKYNERVQECALALEALQQELDINNLCEVSPITFNQYQHLITNEVVAKRAWHVIEENDRVMQAAKVLSENNLEEFGKLMYASHDSLRDLYEVSGVELDTVVDYCRTNADVTGARMTGAGFGGCAIALVKKDAFAQFTDELTKYYTDKIGYAPSIYSSLIGDGVGELKLPVTH, encoded by the coding sequence ATGAAAGAAGACTTAGAAAAAGCTTTTGTCAAAGCCTACAACAAGCCTGCAGATCACTTTTTTTTCTCGCCCGGTCGCGTAAACCTTATTGGCGAACACATTGATTACAATGGCGGATTGGTATTTCCCTGCGCCATCACTTTCGGTACTTATATGCTTACCGCCTTTAATAACGAGGGCGTGTTCCGTTTCAAAAGCGTAAATTTTGATGAAGAACTGAGCATCCCTGTTCAGGATAGTTATGATAAACTGGGCAAAAGCTGGTACAATTACCCGCTGGGTGTAATCAATCACTTTGCAAAAGACGGCCACCAGTTACAAGGCCTGGATCTGCTTTACTTTGGCGATATTCCAATCGGCTCGGGCCTGTCTTCATCAGCATCTATCGAAATTGTAACCGCTTATGCCCTAAACCAGCTATTCGATGCCGGTTACAGCAAGCTTGATCTGGTTAAACTCACCAAATCTGTAGAAAACAACTTTATTGGTTTGGCTTGCGGTATTATGGATATGTTTGCAGTTGCCTTCGGCGAGCAAGATAAAGCCCTGATGCTGAATTGCGAAACGCTGGACTACAAAGCAGTTGACGCCAACCTAGGCGACCATCTACTGGCTATCATCAACACTAACAAGCCCCGTAAACTGGCTGAGTCAAAATATAACGAGCGTGTACAGGAATGTGCCCTGGCGCTGGAAGCCTTGCAACAAGAATTGGATATCAATAACCTGTGCGAGGTGAGTCCGATAACTTTTAATCAATACCAACACCTGATTACCAACGAGGTTGTAGCTAAACGCGCATGGCACGTTATTGAGGAGAACGACCGCGTAATGCAGGCCGCTAAAGTACTTTCAGAGAACAACCTGGAAGAATTTGGCAAGCTGATGTACGCCTCGCATGATTCACTGCGCGATTTGTATGAAGTAAGCGGTGTTGAGCTGGATACCGTGGTTGATTACTGCCGCACCAATGCTGATGTTACCGGTGCACGTATGACCGGCGCTGGCTTTGGCGGTTGCGCTATTGCTTTGGTTAAGAAAGATGCGTTCGCACAGTTCACCGATGAATTGACTAAATATTATACAGATAAAATTGGTTACGCCCCATCTATTTACAGCTCTTTAATTGGTGATGGTGTGGGTGAGCTAAAACTGCCCGTAACTCATTAA
- a CDS encoding YciI family protein yields the protein MNQYLITAYDFTDVDALKRRMDVRPHHLDGARALKESGNFLLAGALLNDEGTMIGSTMVLQFESEEQLEAWKQNEPYVTMGVWETVDVKPIKVANI from the coding sequence ATGAATCAATACCTGATAACCGCTTACGATTTTACCGATGTTGACGCCCTGAAACGCCGTATGGATGTAAGGCCACATCACCTGGATGGCGCCCGCGCGCTGAAAGAATCTGGCAATTTTTTACTGGCCGGTGCGCTGTTAAATGACGAGGGAACCATGATAGGATCTACCATGGTACTGCAGTTTGAAAGTGAAGAACAACTGGAAGCCTGGAAACAGAACGAGCCCTATGTTACTATGGGCGTTTGGGAAACCGTTGATGTAAAACCTATTAAAGTGGCTAACATTTAG